The Caulobacter sp. FWC26 genome contains a region encoding:
- a CDS encoding alanine racemase yields the protein MTIETLGRDMNLPPATALPQTPLLVIDRTALMRNLARMQALCDAAGVRLRAHGKTHKCSALGRLIIEGGAVGLCCQTVGEAEAYVAGGVRDVLVTAPSPPWGAARLAALAKTGATVGAVADDEGQIDRLSDAAVAAGATLDVVIDLDLGTHRAGAYPKDALRLARAADAAPGLRFAGIQAYLGHLQHMEDLGLRRSADEAAFATLKALVAELTEAGLPPPVVTGGGTGTHAYDLASGVYTELQAGSYAVMDVEYDACGAPDGQAWGFEPAIFIASSVVSANHKSHVTCDAGFKAVSMDGPPARVVAGAATGSLWRAMGDEHGMIAHPALIDVLKAGGRDPLGFDKAVASADADPARAWPSDAPQVGDIVWLQPGHCDPTINLYDALHVWDGTTLERWPVDGRRVSAL from the coding sequence ATGACGATAGAAACATTGGGGAGAGACATGAACCTGCCGCCCGCGACCGCCCTCCCTCAGACTCCGCTCTTGGTCATCGACCGCACGGCGCTGATGCGAAACCTCGCCCGGATGCAAGCGCTGTGCGATGCGGCCGGCGTGCGCCTGCGCGCGCATGGCAAGACGCACAAATGCTCGGCTCTGGGCCGCCTGATCATCGAGGGCGGCGCGGTTGGCCTGTGCTGCCAGACCGTCGGCGAGGCCGAGGCCTATGTCGCGGGCGGCGTACGGGACGTGCTGGTCACCGCCCCATCCCCGCCCTGGGGCGCGGCGCGGCTGGCGGCCCTGGCCAAGACCGGAGCGACGGTTGGCGCGGTCGCCGACGACGAGGGTCAAATCGATCGCCTGTCGGACGCGGCGGTGGCGGCGGGCGCGACGCTGGACGTGGTGATCGACCTGGACCTCGGCACCCACCGCGCCGGCGCCTATCCGAAAGACGCCCTGCGGCTGGCGCGCGCCGCCGACGCCGCGCCGGGGCTGCGGTTCGCGGGAATCCAGGCCTATCTCGGCCACCTGCAGCACATGGAAGATCTTGGCCTGCGCAGATCGGCCGACGAGGCCGCGTTCGCCACGCTCAAGGCCCTGGTCGCGGAGCTGACCGAGGCGGGGCTTCCGCCGCCGGTCGTGACGGGCGGTGGGACGGGAACCCACGCCTACGATCTGGCTTCCGGCGTCTACACCGAGCTGCAGGCGGGCTCCTATGCGGTGATGGACGTCGAGTACGACGCCTGCGGCGCGCCGGACGGACAGGCCTGGGGCTTCGAGCCGGCGATATTCATCGCCAGCTCGGTGGTCTCGGCCAATCACAAGAGCCACGTCACCTGCGACGCCGGCTTCAAGGCCGTGTCGATGGACGGGCCGCCCGCCCGCGTCGTGGCCGGCGCCGCTACGGGCTCGCTATGGCGGGCCATGGGCGACGAGCATGGCATGATCGCCCATCCGGCCCTGATCGACGTGCTGAAGGCCGGCGGTCGCGACCCGCTGGGCTTCGACAAGGCCGTCGCCAGCGCCGACGCCGATCCGGCCCGCGCCTGGCCCTCCGACGCGCCCCAAGTCGGCGACATCGTCTGGCTGCAACCGGGTCACTGCGACCCCACCATCAACCTCTATGACGCCCTGCACGTCTGGGATGGGACGACGCTGGAACGCTGGCCGGTGGACGGACGGCGGGTCAGCGCCCTCTAA
- a CDS encoding threonine/serine dehydratase, whose amino-acid sequence MTISLADIQAAAGRLKGLAVETPLIESPALNERLGGRIFLKPETLQRAGAFKFRGAYNRLSQLTDAERSRGVVAFSSGNHAQGVALAAKLIGCPALIVMPSDSPSVKVEGTRGFGAEIRFYDRFTEDRITIADQIAAERGCVVVPSYDDPHIIAGQGTVGLEIVAQAAARGASLDSLICCVGGGGLIAGTSTAVKALSPATEVWGVEPAGFDETRRSLESGQRETIDKDARSICDALLTPIPGDLTWPINQKTLSGVVAVTDAEVAEAMRYAFSTLKLVVEPGGCVALTAALTGKVDVAGKTVAIVLSGGNVDPGLFAQVLSGQI is encoded by the coding sequence CGGACGCCTGAAGGGCCTTGCCGTCGAGACGCCGCTGATCGAGAGCCCTGCTCTGAACGAACGTCTGGGCGGGCGGATCTTCCTGAAGCCCGAAACGCTGCAGCGTGCAGGCGCCTTCAAGTTCCGCGGGGCCTACAACCGCCTTAGCCAACTGACCGACGCGGAGAGGTCGCGTGGCGTCGTGGCCTTCTCGTCCGGCAATCATGCCCAGGGCGTGGCGCTGGCCGCCAAGCTGATCGGCTGCCCAGCCCTGATCGTGATGCCCTCCGACTCGCCGTCGGTGAAGGTCGAGGGCACGCGAGGCTTCGGCGCTGAAATTCGCTTCTATGACCGCTTCACCGAGGACCGTATCACCATCGCCGATCAGATCGCAGCTGAGCGCGGCTGCGTGGTCGTGCCCTCGTATGATGATCCGCACATTATCGCCGGCCAAGGGACGGTGGGCCTGGAGATCGTCGCCCAGGCCGCCGCACGGGGCGCGAGCCTGGACAGCCTGATCTGCTGCGTCGGCGGCGGCGGGCTGATCGCGGGAACCTCGACGGCGGTGAAGGCCCTCTCGCCCGCTACTGAAGTCTGGGGCGTCGAGCCCGCCGGCTTCGACGAGACGCGCCGCTCGCTCGAAAGCGGCCAGCGGGAAACGATCGACAAGGACGCCCGCTCGATCTGCGACGCCCTGCTGACGCCGATTCCGGGCGACCTCACCTGGCCGATCAACCAGAAGACCCTGTCCGGCGTGGTCGCGGTGACGGACGCCGAAGTGGCCGAGGCGATGCGCTACGCCTTCTCGACCCTGAAACTGGTGGTCGAGCCCGGCGGCTGCGTGGCCCTGACGGCGGCGCTCACCGGCAAGGTCGATGTGGCGGGCAAGACGGTCGCGATCGTCCTGTCGGGCGGCAATGTCGATCCGGGGTTGTTCGCGCAGGTCTTGAGCGGTCAAATCTAG